CATTGTTACTAACTCCATAGTATTTTTTGGAGTTTCGTCACAATCTCCTTTGCTAGCTTCTGGTATCGTATCTGATCCTACTTTTTTTGAAGCCATTAGCTTAGAAGCTGTCGTATCTGGTAGCTGAATTTGCTCTTGTTTCTGTAAGGACTGTAAGTTGGGTTTCTGGAAGAGTTGCTCAACTTCGCGGATATTATTGAAGGGATGTTCtaattcttgttccttttccttttctctttcaatagAAGGTTCCGGTGTTTGTTGCGTCACCATAGTCTgcattctttcttgaaaagaggTTCCCTTCGCTGCCTGTACAGGTGTGCTCTGTGACAAGAAAAAATCCATGTTATTATTGCTTTGGAACATGTTCTGTTGTGAGTTCTGCCACGGGTTTGCATTATTAGACGGTGCTGGATtataaaaggaaaaatTATTGTTAAGGGCTTGAGTAGTTTGGTTTTggggaaagaagaaagactGCGACTGCGAAACCACAGTATTAGTTCTTGTAGTAACTGCAGGCTTTACAACAAACCCTAATTTATGGAGTATATCCCTTGCTTGAACAAAATCAACCCCATTATGAAAACCTAATTGAAATCGCCTGACAACAATCATATCATCGTTTCGAACTAGGTACTTACAAGATATCGACGGTGCCTTAGCCGAAAATTGAAACGGTTCTTGACTAAATCCAACAAAAGAGTCCCTAAGCGTACAGAAATCAATCACTTCCAACTCCTGTAAATAAGGCTGAGACACAACTTTCATGACAAGCCTATTATCTATTGTATTTGAAAACATCAAGTGTATCCGCccttcagaagaaacatgCTTCCATTTATCCATTAGTGTTGGAGCTTTTACCATGTCAAAAC
This genomic interval from Kluyveromyces marxianus DMKU3-1042 DNA, complete genome, chromosome 4 contains the following:
- the REC114 gene encoding Rec114p → MTDFSIPVRKYSFYTMLELAPQGFDMVKAPTLMDKWKHVSSEGRIHLMFSNTIDNRLVMKVVSQPYLQELEVIDFCTLRDSFVGFSQEPFQFSAKAPSISCKYLVRNDDMIVVRRFQLGFHNGVDFVQARDILHKLGFVVKPAVTTRTNTVVSQSQSFFFPQNQTTQALNNNFSFYNPAPSNNANPWQNSQQNMFQSNNNMDFFLSQSTPVQAAKGTSFQERMQTMVTQQTPEPSIEREKEKEQELEHPFNNIREVEQLFQKPNLQSLQKQEQIQLPDTTASKLMASKKVGSDTIPEASKGDCDETPKNTMELVTMEKIRSKIKDPDFMAWVRSVKYTRIPFQSD